In one window of Thermus aquaticus DNA:
- a CDS encoding response regulator transcription factor yields MIRVVLVEDHLLVRSGLRHLLEARGPVRVVGEAGSCREALELLEKVQADVAILDVSLPDGTGIALCQRLRERFPELRLLALSMHEDLEYVRGFLQAGGQGYVSKAAVDQELLDAVLAVARGERYLNPALAMRLAMELVRESAEEAPLSPREEEVLRLLAQGLSHKEVAEKLGISEKTVATYRERGMEKLGLASRSELLRYAARKGWI; encoded by the coding sequence ATGATCCGGGTGGTGCTGGTGGAGGATCACCTTCTGGTGCGGAGCGGGCTCCGCCACCTGCTGGAGGCCAGGGGCCCGGTGCGGGTGGTGGGGGAGGCGGGCAGCTGCCGGGAGGCCCTGGAGCTTCTGGAGAAGGTCCAGGCTGACGTGGCCATCCTGGACGTCTCCCTCCCCGACGGCACGGGCATCGCCCTTTGCCAGAGGCTTCGCGAGCGGTTCCCCGAGCTCAGGCTTCTCGCCCTTTCCATGCACGAGGACCTGGAGTACGTGCGAGGGTTCCTTCAGGCTGGGGGGCAGGGGTACGTCAGCAAGGCGGCCGTGGACCAGGAGCTTTTGGACGCCGTCTTGGCCGTGGCCCGGGGGGAGCGGTACCTGAACCCCGCTCTGGCCATGCGTCTGGCCATGGAGCTGGTGCGGGAAAGCGCCGAGGAGGCCCCCCTTTCGCCCCGGGAGGAGGAGGTTCTCCGCCTTCTGGCCCAGGGGCTTTCCCACAAGGAGGTGGCGGAGAAGCTGGGGATCTCCGAGAAGACCGTGGCCACTTACCGGGAGCGGGGAATGGAGAAGCTGGGCCTCGCTTCGCGGAGCGAGCTTCTGCGCTACGCCGCCCGCAAAGGCTGGATATAG
- a CDS encoding crossover junction endodeoxyribonuclease RuvC has translation MIVLGVDPGITHLGLGVVEAEEKGALKARLLHGEVVRTSHKEKAEARVGRIHARAKEALLAFRPEALAVEEQFFYRQNELAYKVGWALGAVLVAAFEAGVPVYAYGPMQVKQALAGHGHASKEEVALMVRSALGLKETPRPSHLADALAIALTHAFYARLGAAKPL, from the coding sequence GTGATCGTCCTGGGCGTAGACCCCGGCATCACCCACCTGGGCCTTGGGGTGGTGGAGGCAGAGGAGAAGGGGGCCCTGAAGGCCCGCCTTCTCCACGGGGAGGTGGTGAGGACCTCCCACAAGGAAAAGGCCGAGGCCCGGGTGGGGCGGATCCACGCCCGGGCCAAAGAAGCCCTCCTCGCCTTCCGCCCCGAGGCCCTGGCGGTGGAGGAGCAGTTCTTCTACCGCCAAAACGAGCTGGCCTACAAGGTGGGCTGGGCCCTGGGGGCGGTCCTGGTGGCGGCCTTTGAAGCTGGGGTCCCCGTCTACGCCTACGGGCCCATGCAGGTGAAGCAGGCCCTGGCCGGCCACGGCCACGCCAGCAAGGAGGAGGTGGCCCTGATGGTGCGAAGCGCCCTGGGCCTAAAGGAGACCCCCAGGCCCAGCCACCTAGCGGACGCCCTGGCCATCGCCCTCACCCACGCCTTCTACGCCCGTCTGGGAGCGGCCAAGCCCCTTTGA
- the ftsZ gene encoding cell division protein FtsZ, which translates to MEGAVIKVIGLGGAGGNAVNRMIEAGLSGVEFIAANTDAQVLAKSLADIRIQLGERLTRGLGAGGNPEIGEKAALESEDLIAEALEGADLVFLTAGMGGGTGTGSAPVVAEVAKRLGALTVAVVTRPFRFEGPKRLKVAEEGIRKLKDRVDAVVVVQNDRLLSAVDKKMTLKDAFLIADRVLYHGVKGITDVINLPGLINVDFADVKALLEGAGQVLMGIGAGRGEGRVEEAAKTATMSPLLERSIEGAKRLLLNVVGSEDLSLTEAAEVVERVREATGNEDVDILYGVTYDERAQDELRVILIAAGFGESTVVPKPIRPLDFPTHADAYNFDIPAFIRYGDGDFPPKRGN; encoded by the coding sequence ATGGAAGGAGCGGTCATCAAGGTTATCGGGCTCGGGGGCGCGGGGGGGAACGCCGTAAACCGCATGATTGAGGCCGGGCTCTCCGGCGTGGAGTTCATCGCTGCCAACACCGACGCCCAGGTCCTGGCCAAGAGCCTGGCGGACATCCGCATTCAGCTCGGGGAGAGGCTCACCCGGGGCCTGGGGGCGGGAGGCAACCCGGAGATCGGCGAGAAGGCGGCCTTGGAGTCCGAGGACCTCATCGCCGAGGCCCTGGAAGGGGCGGACCTGGTCTTCCTCACCGCCGGCATGGGGGGCGGCACAGGCACGGGGAGCGCCCCCGTGGTGGCGGAGGTCGCCAAGCGCCTGGGGGCCCTGACCGTGGCCGTGGTGACCCGGCCCTTCCGCTTTGAAGGCCCCAAGCGCCTGAAGGTGGCCGAGGAGGGGATCCGGAAGCTCAAGGACCGGGTGGACGCCGTGGTGGTGGTCCAGAACGACCGCCTCCTCTCCGCCGTGGACAAGAAGATGACCCTGAAGGACGCCTTCCTCATCGCCGACCGGGTCCTCTACCACGGGGTCAAGGGCATCACGGATGTCATCAACCTCCCCGGCCTCATCAACGTGGACTTCGCCGATGTCAAGGCCCTCCTGGAAGGGGCGGGCCAGGTCCTCATGGGCATCGGGGCCGGGCGCGGGGAGGGCAGGGTGGAGGAGGCGGCCAAAACCGCCACCATGAGCCCCCTCCTGGAGCGCTCCATTGAAGGGGCCAAGCGCCTTCTCCTCAACGTGGTGGGTTCGGAGGACCTCTCCCTCACGGAGGCCGCCGAGGTGGTGGAAAGGGTGCGGGAGGCCACCGGCAACGAGGACGTGGACATCCTCTACGGCGTGACCTACGACGAAAGGGCCCAGGACGAGCTTAGGGTGATCCTCATCGCCGCCGGCTTCGGGGAGAGCACCGTGGTGCCCAAGCCCATCCGCCCCCTGGACTTCCCCACCCACGCCGACGCCTACAACTTTGACATCCCCGCCTTCATCCGCTACGGGGACGGGGACTTCCCGCCCAAGCGAGGCAACTGA
- the ftsA gene encoding cell division protein FtsA, with translation MIIAGLDVGTSKVTTVIGELGPDGILDIIGEGTAPSQGLKRGVVVNLERTSEAIRQSVHQAERVAGVRVERVVVGVGGAHLKSVTSHGLAAIRRGHSIAESDVERAIEQAKAYPFDGELELLHALPLEFKVDGQEGIRDPVGMAGVRLEVEVHLMAAARGPLSNLRRAVEDAGLFIDALVAQPLASGLGVLNPEEEKMTVLLLDVGGGTTDVAVFREGRLAHSAVLPLGGDHVTQDIAQLLKIPFEEAERVKKKYGAALPELADPELVLEINQEGGSLGEVPAPELARIIRPRLREILHLARQSVDEAMGPLEVKVNRVVLAGGTALLRGFDLLARQQYSLPVRVGKPHGVSGLTDVVATPAHATAVGLVRYGTTLPAKALEAKPKREKREKQEGGQGAGIWARIKEIINNLF, from the coding sequence ATGATTATCGCCGGACTAGACGTTGGCACCAGCAAGGTCACCACCGTGATCGGGGAGCTTGGCCCCGACGGGATTCTGGACATCATCGGGGAAGGTACCGCCCCCTCCCAGGGGCTGAAGCGGGGCGTGGTGGTCAACCTGGAGCGCACCAGCGAGGCCATCCGTCAGAGCGTCCACCAGGCCGAAAGGGTGGCCGGGGTCAGGGTGGAGCGGGTGGTGGTGGGCGTGGGGGGTGCCCACCTGAAGAGCGTTACCAGCCACGGCCTGGCCGCCATCCGAAGGGGGCACAGCATCGCCGAAAGCGACGTGGAGCGGGCCATTGAGCAGGCCAAGGCCTACCCCTTTGACGGCGAGCTGGAGCTCCTCCACGCCCTGCCCCTGGAGTTCAAGGTGGACGGCCAGGAGGGGATCAGGGACCCCGTGGGCATGGCGGGGGTGCGCCTCGAGGTGGAGGTCCACCTGATGGCCGCCGCCCGGGGGCCCCTCTCCAACCTGCGCCGAGCGGTGGAGGACGCCGGGCTCTTCATAGACGCCCTGGTGGCCCAGCCCCTGGCCAGCGGCCTGGGGGTCCTGAACCCGGAGGAGGAGAAGATGACCGTCCTCCTCCTGGACGTGGGCGGGGGCACCACGGACGTGGCCGTCTTCCGGGAGGGCAGGCTGGCCCACTCCGCCGTCCTGCCCCTTGGGGGGGATCACGTGACCCAGGACATCGCCCAGCTCCTCAAGATCCCCTTTGAGGAGGCGGAAAGGGTCAAGAAGAAGTACGGCGCGGCCCTGCCCGAGCTGGCGGACCCCGAGCTGGTCCTGGAGATCAACCAAGAGGGGGGCTCCCTGGGCGAGGTGCCCGCGCCGGAGCTGGCCCGCATCATCCGGCCCCGCCTCCGGGAGATCCTCCACCTGGCCCGCCAGTCCGTGGACGAGGCCATGGGGCCGCTGGAGGTCAAGGTGAACCGGGTGGTCCTCGCCGGGGGGACGGCCCTCCTCCGGGGCTTTGACCTCCTGGCCCGCCAGCAGTACAGCCTCCCGGTGCGGGTGGGCAAGCCCCATGGGGTCTCGGGCCTCACCGACGTGGTGGCCACCCCCGCCCACGCCACCGCCGTGGGCCTGGTGCGCTACGGGACCACCCTGCCCGCGAAGGCCCTCGAGGCCAAGCCCAAACGGGAAAAGAGAGAGAAGCAAGAAGGCGGCCAGGGCGCGGGCATCTGGGCCCGCATCAAGGAGATTATCAACAATCTATTCTAG
- a CDS encoding FtsQ-type POTRA domain-containing protein encodes MAPMRTILALLLLATLYVASLVLFPVEKVEVVGLRHLKPEDLLAKARLYQGDPWLWVLPQRLAPLQKDPWIAEARLEKPRPGAVRLYVRERKPLLPLPGGDALSEDGVVLPGAGPLAPGPKVEGKGPLPKEDLLKLARAYPKAKALRYTPAGFWVVLDQSTLFAPEVRFLLEYAQVERPSASRVYLYSWGVSVRP; translated from the coding sequence ATGGCGCCAATGAGGACCATCCTGGCCCTCCTTCTCCTGGCCACCCTCTACGTGGCCAGCCTGGTCCTCTTCCCCGTGGAGAAGGTGGAGGTGGTGGGGCTAAGGCACCTGAAGCCCGAGGACCTCCTGGCCAAAGCCCGCCTCTACCAGGGAGACCCCTGGCTCTGGGTCCTCCCCCAGCGGCTCGCCCCCCTGCAAAAGGACCCCTGGATCGCCGAGGCCCGTCTGGAAAAGCCGAGGCCCGGGGCGGTGCGCCTCTATGTGCGGGAAAGGAAGCCCCTCCTCCCCCTCCCGGGCGGCGATGCCCTCTCCGAGGACGGCGTGGTCCTCCCCGGCGCAGGCCCCCTGGCCCCGGGCCCAAAGGTGGAGGGCAAAGGGCCTTTGCCCAAAGAGGACCTCCTGAAGCTGGCCCGGGCCTACCCCAAGGCCAAGGCCCTGCGCTACACCCCAGCGGGGTTTTGGGTAGTCCTGGACCAAAGCACCCTTTTCGCCCCCGAGGTCCGGTTTCTGCTAGAGTATGCCCAAGTGGAGCGGCCTTCTGCAAGCCGGGTCTACCTGTATTCTTGGGGGGTGAGCGTACGCCCATGA
- a CDS encoding UDP-N-acetylmuramate dehydrogenase encodes MKVERVLLKDYTTLGVGGPAELWTVETREELRRATEAPYRVLGNGSNLLVLDEGVPERVIRLAGEFQAWDLKGWVGAGALLPLLVQEAARAGLSGLEGLLGIPAQVGGAVKMNAGTRFGEMADALEAVEIFHDGAFHVYAPEELGFGYRKSNLPPGGIVTRVRLRLKERPLEEIKRRMEEVDAARKGQPKKKSAGCAFKNPPGHSAGRLIDQRGLKGLRVGDAMVSLEHGNFIVNLGRATAKDVLALLKRIQEELPLELEWEVWP; translated from the coding sequence ATGAAGGTTGAGCGGGTGCTCCTCAAGGACTACACCACCCTGGGCGTGGGCGGCCCCGCCGAGCTCTGGACCGTGGAGACCCGGGAGGAGCTAAGGCGGGCCACCGAGGCCCCTTACCGGGTCCTCGGGAACGGGTCCAACCTTCTTGTCCTGGACGAGGGGGTGCCGGAGCGGGTCATCCGCCTGGCGGGGGAGTTCCAGGCGTGGGACCTGAAGGGCTGGGTGGGGGCCGGGGCCCTCCTGCCCCTACTGGTGCAGGAGGCGGCCAGGGCGGGGCTTTCGGGCCTCGAGGGCCTCCTGGGCATCCCCGCCCAGGTGGGGGGCGCGGTGAAGATGAACGCCGGCACCCGCTTCGGCGAGATGGCGGACGCCCTGGAGGCGGTGGAGATCTTCCACGACGGCGCCTTCCACGTCTACGCCCCCGAGGAGCTGGGCTTCGGCTACCGCAAGAGCAACCTCCCCCCGGGGGGCATCGTGACCCGGGTCCGGCTTAGGCTCAAGGAGCGCCCCCTGGAGGAGATCAAAAGGCGCATGGAGGAGGTGGACGCGGCCAGGAAGGGGCAGCCCAAGAAGAAAAGCGCCGGCTGCGCCTTCAAAAACCCCCCCGGCCACTCGGCGGGCCGCCTCATAGACCAGCGGGGCCTCAAGGGCCTCAGGGTGGGGGACGCCATGGTCTCCCTGGAGCACGGCAACTTCATCGTCAACCTGGGCCGGGCCACGGCCAAGGACGTGCTGGCGCTCCTTAAGCGCATCCAGGAAGAGCTCCCCCTGGAGCTGGAGTGGGAGGTCTGGCCGTGA
- the murC gene encoding UDP-N-acetylmuramate--L-alanine ligase, with translation MKRVHVMGVEGVGMSALARLLMAEGVEVTGCDLAPGKRAEALGIPVYQGHAPEHLKDEDTLLLPTPIPPDHPEVAAARAKGLRVLRRMELLAHLLSQKPSIGVTGTHGKTTTTGMLASILLEAGLDPWVLLGGELSLLPGNARYGQGPRLAEVDESDPLFQGVRVSVAVATNLEADHIAPPGQRAPNYHESLEALEEAMRGFLKGAGVAVVPAFDERLKRLSQDLPRRLFGEGGELWAEGLEPGPTGSRFLLVWEGRVLGEARLQVPGAHNVRNALAAALAALAFGVEVEAILKGLFRFPGVGRRFQKVGEVGGAWVVDDYAHHPTEVRATLEAAGHLGRRIRVLFQPHRLLRTQALWEEFVEALAQAQEVVVLPVYTAGERAQVSPEALSQRIAEGLKARGVAARYLEGEEALAYARATAGPGDLWLALGAGDVTDLARRLVHEG, from the coding sequence ATGAAGCGCGTGCACGTGATGGGCGTGGAAGGGGTGGGCATGAGCGCCCTGGCCCGCCTCCTCATGGCGGAAGGCGTGGAGGTCACGGGGTGCGACCTGGCCCCGGGCAAAAGGGCCGAAGCCCTGGGCATCCCCGTCTACCAGGGCCACGCCCCCGAGCACCTGAAGGACGAGGACACCCTCCTCCTCCCCACCCCCATCCCCCCCGACCACCCGGAGGTGGCGGCCGCCCGGGCCAAGGGCCTCAGGGTGCTGAGGCGGATGGAGCTCCTCGCCCATCTCCTCTCCCAGAAGCCCTCCATCGGGGTCACCGGCACCCACGGCAAGACCACCACCACGGGGATGCTGGCCAGCATCCTCCTGGAGGCGGGTCTAGACCCCTGGGTCCTCCTGGGCGGGGAGCTTAGCCTCCTCCCGGGGAACGCCCGGTACGGCCAGGGCCCCCGCCTGGCGGAGGTGGACGAGTCGGACCCCCTCTTCCAGGGGGTGCGGGTCTCGGTGGCCGTGGCCACCAACCTGGAGGCGGACCACATCGCCCCTCCGGGCCAGCGGGCGCCCAACTACCACGAGAGCCTCGAGGCCCTGGAGGAGGCCATGAGGGGCTTTCTAAAGGGCGCAGGCGTGGCCGTGGTCCCGGCCTTTGACGAGAGGCTTAAGCGGCTTTCGCAAGACCTCCCCAGGCGCCTCTTTGGGGAAGGGGGGGAGCTCTGGGCGGAAGGGCTGGAGCCCGGCCCCACGGGAAGCCGCTTCCTTCTGGTGTGGGAGGGGCGGGTCCTGGGGGAGGCGCGCCTCCAGGTCCCCGGGGCCCACAACGTCAGGAACGCCCTCGCCGCCGCTCTGGCCGCCCTGGCCTTCGGGGTGGAGGTGGAGGCCATCCTGAAGGGCCTTTTCCGCTTTCCCGGTGTGGGGCGGCGCTTCCAGAAGGTGGGCGAGGTGGGAGGGGCCTGGGTGGTGGACGACTACGCCCACCACCCCACCGAGGTCCGGGCCACCCTGGAGGCGGCGGGCCACCTGGGGCGGCGCATCCGGGTCCTCTTCCAGCCCCACCGCCTCCTCCGCACCCAGGCCCTCTGGGAGGAGTTCGTGGAGGCCCTGGCCCAGGCCCAGGAGGTGGTGGTCCTCCCCGTCTACACCGCCGGCGAGCGGGCCCAGGTCTCCCCCGAGGCCCTGAGCCAGAGGATCGCCGAGGGCCTGAAGGCCAGGGGGGTGGCCGCCCGCTACCTGGAGGGGGAGGAAGCCCTGGCCTACGCCCGGGCCACGGCGGGCCCAGGGGACCTGTGGCTGGCCCTGGGGGCGGGCGACGTGACCGATCTTGCCCGGAGGCTGGTCCATGAAGGTTGA
- a CDS encoding UDP-N-acetylglucosamine--N-acetylmuramyl-(pentapeptide) pyrophosphoryl-undecaprenol N-acetylglucosamine transferase, with the protein MVLLTGGGTGGHLFPALAVAEELRRRGHRVFYLGAQGGLEARLLPKTPIPPALIPAGKLDRSAFRPAEGYKLLKGLLAARKVLKEVAPRAILSTGGYAGFPGAFVGAMGGIPLLLHEQNAKLGLALRLLLPMARGLALSVPIPLAPGLAAKARVLGYPVREVRYPKEEAKTRLGFDPKKPLLLVLGGSQGSLELNETLPPLLKPLGLSVLHQVGERWLERFGHLEDEAYKVAGFLDAPLAMSAADLLLSRAGAGTLAEAAFHHLPALLFPLAPSLDGGAQLANAMAYAKAGAAELARREALKEQIERILENPGPYREAMARLSPEGAAGRIADWLEEYL; encoded by the coding sequence GTGGTCCTCCTAACGGGAGGGGGCACCGGGGGGCACCTCTTCCCCGCCCTGGCCGTGGCCGAGGAGCTCAGGAGGCGGGGGCACCGGGTCTTCTACCTGGGGGCCCAGGGGGGCCTCGAGGCCCGGCTCCTCCCCAAGACCCCCATCCCCCCCGCCCTCATCCCCGCCGGCAAGCTGGACCGGAGCGCCTTCCGCCCCGCCGAGGGATACAAGCTCCTAAAAGGCCTCCTGGCCGCCAGGAAGGTCCTGAAGGAGGTGGCCCCAAGGGCCATCCTTTCCACCGGGGGCTACGCCGGCTTCCCCGGGGCCTTCGTGGGGGCCATGGGGGGGATCCCCCTCCTCCTCCACGAACAAAACGCCAAGCTGGGCCTGGCCCTCCGCCTCCTCCTTCCCATGGCCCGGGGCCTGGCCCTTTCCGTGCCCATCCCCCTGGCCCCGGGGCTCGCCGCCAAGGCCCGGGTCCTGGGCTACCCCGTGCGGGAGGTGCGCTACCCCAAGGAGGAGGCCAAGACAAGGCTGGGCTTTGACCCCAAGAAGCCCCTCCTCCTGGTCCTCGGGGGAAGCCAGGGAAGCCTGGAGCTCAACGAGACCCTTCCTCCCCTCCTCAAGCCCCTGGGCCTCAGCGTCCTCCACCAGGTGGGGGAGAGGTGGCTGGAAAGGTTTGGCCACCTGGAGGACGAGGCCTACAAGGTGGCGGGCTTTCTGGACGCCCCCCTGGCCATGAGCGCCGCCGACCTCCTCCTCTCCCGGGCCGGGGCGGGCACCCTGGCCGAGGCCGCCTTCCACCACCTCCCCGCCCTCCTCTTCCCCCTCGCCCCGAGCCTGGACGGCGGGGCCCAGCTGGCCAACGCCATGGCCTACGCCAAGGCGGGGGCGGCGGAACTGGCCAGGCGGGAGGCCCTGAAGGAGCAGATAGAGAGGATTTTGGAAAACCCCGGCCCGTACCGGGAGGCCATGGCCCGCCTCTCCCCCGAAGGGGCGGCGGGGAGGATCGCCGACTGGCTGGAGGAGTACCTATGA
- a CDS encoding FtsW/RodA/SpoVE family cell cycle protein: MDPFYPLIGLLLMAFGLLGVGVAEPTLLGGHLLRVGLALLAMALGALLPPRLLLRHALGLHLFTLLLLLLVLAFGDGPGGVRRWFYLGPVAFQPSELAKLSLVFYLASFVGRKGHDNPILGPALLVGGTVGLVLVEPDFATALFLFTLGALLFILAGVPWRRLIAIALAGLLVISPFSGVYLKRFAYVSERFSGFLSYLKGEASPKEAAYQVLQAQKAILMAGPLGQGPGATLLHLPQAHNDMVFASLVYATGWLGGLVVLFLYFLLFLKGFHLSLRLQGPESLVAMGLTLYLTLQAAINIGVTLGFLPVTGVPLPLISYGGSSLLVSGLALGILTRLSWEASRKGVVRWSS; encoded by the coding sequence GTGGACCCCTTCTACCCCCTCATAGGCCTCCTCCTCATGGCCTTTGGCCTCCTGGGCGTGGGGGTGGCGGAGCCCACCCTCCTAGGGGGGCACCTCCTCCGGGTGGGGCTCGCCCTTCTGGCCATGGCCCTGGGGGCCCTCCTCCCGCCCAGGCTCCTCCTCCGCCACGCCCTGGGGCTTCACCTCTTCACCCTCCTTCTCCTCCTCCTGGTGCTGGCCTTCGGGGACGGGCCCGGGGGGGTGCGGCGCTGGTTCTACCTGGGCCCAGTGGCCTTCCAGCCCTCGGAGCTGGCCAAGCTGAGCCTGGTCTTCTACCTGGCCTCCTTCGTGGGCCGCAAGGGCCACGACAACCCCATTCTGGGCCCGGCCCTCCTGGTGGGGGGCACCGTGGGCCTGGTCTTGGTGGAGCCCGACTTCGCCACCGCCCTCTTCCTCTTCACCCTTGGGGCCCTCCTCTTCATCCTGGCGGGGGTGCCCTGGCGGAGGCTCATCGCCATCGCCCTGGCGGGGCTCCTCGTCATCTCCCCCTTCTCCGGGGTCTACCTGAAGCGCTTCGCCTACGTTTCCGAGAGGTTCAGCGGCTTTTTGAGCTACCTGAAGGGGGAGGCTAGCCCCAAGGAGGCCGCCTACCAGGTCCTCCAGGCCCAGAAGGCCATCCTCATGGCGGGGCCTCTGGGCCAGGGCCCCGGGGCCACCCTGCTTCACCTGCCCCAGGCCCACAACGACATGGTCTTCGCCAGCCTGGTCTACGCCACGGGCTGGCTGGGGGGGCTTGTGGTCCTCTTCCTCTACTTCCTCCTCTTCCTCAAGGGATTCCACCTCTCCCTGAGGCTCCAGGGGCCGGAGAGCCTGGTGGCCATGGGCCTCACCCTCTACCTCACCCTGCAGGCCGCCATCAACATCGGGGTCACCTTGGGCTTCCTGCCCGTGACCGGGGTGCCCCTGCCCCTCATCTCCTACGGAGGAAGCTCCCTTCTGGTCTCCGGCCTGGCCCTGGGCATCCTGACCCGGCTTTCCTGGGAAGCCTCTAGAAAGGGGGTGGTAAGGTGGTCCTCCTAA
- a CDS encoding Mur ligase family protein produces MILVFGLGRSGLGVLRFLARRGLSARFYDDRPKEEEVAQALALGFTPDWRLAGAYREVVAAPGVPLAHPKLEALAARGALVMGEAELAYRLSPTPIIGITGTAGKTSTTLFTAHLLRGQGLRALEGGNVDPPLVGVVDEAEVAVAELSSFQLERIHRFRPRVAVLLNLGVDHLDRHGSLEAYHAAKLNLLKNLTPEDALVYNEADPKVREAASRTPARPYPFTPGNSPRESNLKAALEATRAYLDLLGRPLDEKALEASLKTLPEPPHRFQAFARKGEVVFIDDSIATRTPAVAAALQAAPAPIAWILGGEDKGADLEALKPHLDRVRVVLAIGRDGPRMAEGLGGGVEVVVIPEKDGREAMRRAVAEALKRLERGSVLLAPLASSFDQFQDYKDRARAFREAVYALGGEPWTPSTPS; encoded by the coding sequence GTGATCCTGGTCTTCGGCCTGGGGCGAAGCGGCCTGGGGGTCCTCCGCTTCCTGGCCCGGCGGGGGCTTTCCGCCCGCTTTTACGACGACCGCCCCAAGGAGGAGGAGGTGGCCCAGGCCCTGGCCCTGGGCTTCACCCCCGACTGGCGGCTGGCAGGGGCCTACCGGGAGGTGGTGGCCGCCCCCGGGGTGCCCCTCGCCCACCCCAAGCTGGAGGCGCTTGCGGCCCGGGGCGCTTTGGTCATGGGAGAGGCGGAGCTGGCCTACCGGCTCTCCCCCACGCCCATCATCGGCATCACCGGCACGGCGGGAAAGACCAGCACCACCCTCTTCACCGCCCACCTCCTCCGGGGCCAGGGGCTTAGGGCCCTCGAGGGGGGCAACGTGGACCCGCCCCTGGTCGGCGTGGTGGACGAGGCGGAGGTGGCGGTGGCGGAGCTTTCCAGCTTCCAGCTGGAAAGGATCCACCGCTTTCGCCCCCGGGTGGCCGTCCTCCTCAACCTGGGGGTGGACCACCTGGACCGGCACGGGAGCCTCGAGGCCTACCACGCCGCCAAGCTGAACCTCCTAAAAAACCTGACCCCCGAGGACGCCCTGGTCTACAACGAGGCCGATCCCAAGGTGAGGGAGGCGGCCTCCCGCACCCCCGCCAGGCCCTACCCCTTCACCCCCGGGAATAGCCCCAGGGAGAGCAACCTAAAAGCGGCCCTGGAGGCCACCCGGGCCTACCTGGACCTCCTGGGAAGGCCCCTGGACGAAAAGGCCCTGGAGGCGAGCCTCAAAACCCTCCCCGAGCCCCCCCACCGCTTTCAGGCCTTCGCCCGCAAGGGGGAGGTGGTCTTCATCGACGACTCCATCGCCACCCGCACCCCCGCCGTGGCCGCCGCCCTGCAGGCGGCCCCGGCCCCCATCGCCTGGATTTTGGGAGGCGAGGACAAGGGGGCGGACCTGGAGGCCCTGAAGCCCCACCTGGACCGGGTCCGGGTGGTCCTGGCCATAGGCCGGGACGGGCCCAGGATGGCCGAGGGCCTGGGAGGGGGCGTGGAGGTGGTGGTCATCCCGGAAAAGGACGGGCGGGAGGCCATGAGGCGCGCCGTGGCCGAGGCCCTGAAGCGGCTAGAGAGAGGAAGCGTCCTCCTGGCCCCCTTGGCCAGCAGCTTTGACCAGTTCCAGGACTACAAGGACCGCGCCCGGGCCTTCCGGGAGGCGGTCTACGCTCTGGGAGGTGAGCCGTGGACCCCTTCTACCCCCTCATAG
- a CDS encoding phospho-N-acetylmuramoyl-pentapeptide-transferase has product MALALVLSWFLTAVWIAFMKGLGLGKRVREDGPRSHLAKEGTPSMGGVAFLLAAFLAYWALGMDGLRGLWLLGLGFALLGLLDDLSGSLKRPLKAREKLFFQTLMALVFALWAVRQVAYTPWPILDVLLILLAVVGAANAFNFTDGLDGLLASLTAVLLIPFYPLPLAQTLLGGVLGFLWHNAPKAKVFMGDTGSQALGAMVAGLFILTGKLWLLPLAAIVPVLEVLSVVAQVLYFRRTGRRLLRMSPLHHHFELIGWEEAKIVFRFAILTALATALAFGGGL; this is encoded by the coding sequence ATGGCCCTAGCCCTGGTGCTCTCCTGGTTCCTGACGGCCGTCTGGATCGCCTTCATGAAGGGGCTCGGCCTGGGCAAGCGGGTCCGGGAGGATGGGCCGAGGAGCCACCTGGCCAAGGAGGGCACGCCCAGCATGGGCGGCGTAGCCTTCCTCCTGGCCGCCTTCCTGGCCTACTGGGCCCTGGGGATGGACGGGCTTAGGGGGCTTTGGCTTCTCGGCCTGGGCTTCGCCCTTTTGGGGCTGTTGGACGACCTTTCGGGGAGCCTCAAGAGGCCCTTGAAGGCCCGGGAGAAGCTCTTTTTCCAGACCCTGATGGCCCTGGTCTTCGCCCTCTGGGCCGTCCGGCAGGTGGCCTACACCCCCTGGCCCATCCTGGACGTCCTCCTGATCCTCCTGGCCGTGGTGGGGGCCGCCAACGCCTTCAACTTCACCGACGGCCTGGACGGGCTTCTGGCCTCGTTGACGGCCGTCCTCCTCATCCCCTTCTACCCCCTGCCCCTGGCCCAGACCCTCCTGGGCGGGGTTCTGGGCTTCTTGTGGCACAACGCCCCCAAGGCCAAGGTCTTCATGGGGGACACGGGAAGCCAGGCCCTGGGGGCCATGGTGGCGGGGCTTTTTATTCTGACGGGGAAGCTCTGGCTCCTGCCCCTGGCCGCCATCGTCCCCGTCCTGGAGGTCCTCTCCGTGGTGGCCCAGGTTCTCTACTTCAGGAGGACGGGAAGGCGTCTCCTGCGCATGAGCCCCCTCCACCACCACTTTGAGCTCATAGGCTGGGAAGAGGCCAAGATCGTCTTTCGCTTCGCCATCCTCACCGCCTTGGCCACGGCGCTGGCCTTTGGAGGTGGCCTGTGA